tcctctggtctctactgcgcagaatcaggtggcaggatcgccaacatggcggaagattttggcttcattttcattgaatgaatgggaacggagacacggcgtccatcttttttacagtctctgttatGGACTAACATATTTATTGGCAATTCGCCAGACAGAACAGCATGGGAATGGAGCAGAACCTAACGCATCATATTGTAATGACCCTACACTTTTTTAAATGGTATAGTCCGCCTATTGTTTAACTCAGGAGTCCCAACGTTTTTTCAAATCTGCATCATTAGTGTGTGCCTGCACAAACATATACAGACCTAAAGCACTGTACATGCTcagatttttaatttatatagACCAACTAATGTTACATTTTTCCTAAAGATCTGATACAACAATGACCACAAAACAGAAAAAGCTGAAAGAACAGGCagacattattaattaaaaatgccTATTATACAGacctgaaaaaataagagaccacttcagtttctctgattttgctatttataggtatatgtttaaataaaattaacattgttttattctgtaaactacagacaacattcctcccaacttcgcaaaaaaaaaaaaaaaaaatcatttatttgcagaaaatgagaaatggctaaattaacaaaaagaatgcagagctttcaaacctcaataatgcaaagaaaaaaaaagttcatattcataaagttttaagagttcagaaatcaatgtttggtggaataaccctggtttttaatcacagttttcatgcatctttgcgtgttctcctccaccagtcttacacactgctttaggataaattaattccactcctggtgcaaaaacattaagcagttcagcttggtctgatggcttggtGTTTTTTGGAGCAACTTATTTctgaaaaaaattctaattgtaaaCCTTAAAAAGAACAAACTTCCTGGAGCCCTGTAATGGGAGATTACatcaaaataaaaacagctcTCTTTCATTTAAAAACCTGTTTCTTTGCAAAGAGGGAAAACTAGCTTTCATATGTGGAACTGGAAGAAAAAACACTTTCAAaatcaaagtttaaaaaatggtttatttttattcaatGAATTTCATTGAAATGCAGACATTCCAAACAGCGGAATGTCACCACAGAGTATCAGCCTGACAGAACATTTTTATAACTCTTAACACATTGACAATTGGCATTCAGGCTACATCCAACCTGCATTATTATATTACAGTCCTCTGGTTTGAGCAAATGACTCGCAGCGCTAGCATAATAAATCCTCACTGAATGAGCTGCAGTGCAGTGGCAATATAAACTTGCTAAGgaggtatttattttttttaaatgtcagattgcttatttatctatttagcactgaattatcTTTATGCTTGAATTGAGTTTTTGCTGCTGTAGGCCAGGTAGTACAAAACAATGCCAATGACAGCAGCCAGGACCTCAGTAGACACCCACGGACCATTCCATGCACCCTACaacaacagaacattttaaaagagTTAGTACAGACAAAGGCACTgcaggaaaagggaaaaaaaatcacaacaacaGTCATAAAGAAATACAGAATGACTAAAAATCCACTATGATCCCGTGTGGAGGATCATTTTATGCCTTGATATTAGTACTTATTACGTGTACTCACCCGGTGATCTACATTAACAGTGAAGAGAGGCTTAATGGCTTCAACATCTTCATTATTTCTTTGAGCCTGAAACAAACAATTCACCAATCATTAGAACTATTCAGTAACTGCATGCCACACTGGAACATTTCAGGAGTTTATCAAAGAATCTTTTAAAATAACTTAATGCAGGGCCACACCTTGCGCAGCATGCTGTAGGACTCCTCATCAAAGAACTTGACTTGGTATGTGCCTGAACCAGCCTGATTGTGGGGAGCGCTCCAGGACACCTGAACAAAACACAACATTAACAGCATGCGGTTTTAAACAAAGGCGTTGCCAAATGAAGGcacactgcaaataaataaataaaaggttaaCATAAGAATAAAGGGAAATTTACCTGATATTTTCCAACATCCTGGCCTCTGGTCACTGGAAACTGTCTGCCACTGACATCTGCGTAAAGGGCAAGGCTCTAGAggtggggaaaaaaaggaaaaaaaggaaaaaaaaaaaaaaaaaggtttacgaTTTAAGCAAATTTTAATGTTCAATTCAAAAACTGTAGTTTTAATCATGAAACTTCATCACACATGTAATTGGATAACCAACAATGTGATGTTTAAtttgtagcattttttttaatacactgtatAATGATCTTGAATCATCCAATCAGGTAATTAAATTGAAATTTCATCTAACCCAGTCTGTTGTCGGTTATGCACGTCTAAGTAAATTGATTACTGTACATATAGAGCTGgacaataattaaatataataatgcattatattggcatattaaatgtttcaataattgttttatgattttttagtGTACATTATTTACAGCACTGAAAGAAGTACTTTGCACAACATTGGGAAAGGCTATAGGGTGTGGTTAAAGGCATCCATCGTGGGCTTTCTGTGGCTGTTTATTGTTCAAAttaatattggaattatattgtatgaactgaaattaagaaaaataGTGATATAACATTTGTTCAGATTATCAAGCCCTAATTCTTATTTGAAAGTCTATAAATAACAGTCTATAAATCTTGATCAATTATTGAATAAATAAGTTGCTAAAAGTAACATGCTAGGGTTATATTTAAATTGGAGTGTAAATCTGTGCTTTTAAAAAGAGGTGATTCAGGTGGACTACAAAATTAGTACAAATATCAACTTTCATTAGCTCCTCAATAATTAATAAGAATGTACTGACCCTCCAACCTGAAAGCCTTGAGGCACCTGATAAGACTTGAACACATCAGTTCACTACATTGCtgagatagcattaaataaacaATGCTACTCATTTGCTTTGATCATGGTTTTATTGATTTCCTCAGAAACGCCCTGCATAAATGCCCATTTAGCTCTTAATAAGCCAACCCAGGGCCCAGGTTaattccagccaagcagaagcacatGCCATCAGTTGTTTGAAGACAAACCAACTAATTAATTCAAAAGTGTAATCAAATGTGCTGCTGcttgtttagaatgaaaacctgTAGCCAAAGAGAGCGGTCAAAGATGTGTGTGGACACCCTCTGTATTAATCTAATGTAGAATTCCTCTGTATGTCAGTGCTCCCATGCTAATCCCATAAAACATCTACACACTTTAACGTTTTAAATCGCCAAGCACAAGTTATGGATTCTGAGAATCCTTCAGAACTAAGTTTGTTTCAACTGTTTACCTGGGCTCCATTTCCACAGGCCAGACTCAGCTCAACAATGAAGACCGTCTCAGAGGAGATGACTGCATCATTTGTTGTGTATGAGGAGGTGGAGATGACCGGATCTGTGCAGGTCTCAGCTGAGGAGAGACACACAAACATCTTACTGATTAATCCAAAGAGCTACAATACGAAAAGGGATTTTCACAGGATACTTTTAAGAACATTATTCAGACAACTATTAAGGGgttacaacagttttttttgtctAGATCAGTGGTCCTCAAAGGGGTGGCCAGGGTCTCCTTAACAGTTTCAACTCAAACACATTTGAGACAGAGCAAAATCAGGACCCTCTGAGAGACCCTAAAAAACAGTCTGAGACTATCAGAGTTACCCTCTGCTAAGAAAAGTTCCCTGCACTTAAAAGAGTAGGGTTTTCTTACCACAAAATGTTAGTGGTTATTATGAAGAGTAAAATGTGTAAGATgaaattcagctctggaaaagattaagagaccactaatgattctgaatcagtttctgatttataggtatatgtttgtgtaaaacgaacattgttgttttattctataaactacgaacaacattcctcccgaattccaaataaaaatattgtcatttagagcatttatttgcaaaaaatgagaaatggctaaaataacaaaaaatatgcagagctttcagaccgcaaataacacaaagaaaacaagttcatattcataaagttttcatagagtttagaaaccaatatttggtggaataaccctggttttaatgcatcttggcatgttctcctccaccagtcttacacactgcttttggataactttatgcctttactcctggtgcaaagatttaagcagttcagcttggtttgatggcttgtggtcatccatcttcctcttgattatattcaagagattttcaatttggtaaaatcaaagaaactcataacatTTAagttgtctcattttttttccagagctgtatatttctcaCAGCTAAGATTTTATCTTTTTACCTTTTTCTGATTAgctaaataaagcatttaaacaatattaataaacaatatttattctAATCACAAACAACACGGGCTAGCTCTAGATTAGTCAAAGTTAGCAAAGGCACATTAACCAAATCAGATCCAAGGCatagttataaactagctaagttattaaattaatacatttaagaaAATACAGGTTTATATAGCTAGTGAAAATGTAATTGAAAATGACAACCTGAATGTAGTCAGTCACCATAAATGTTTAAGTACTACATACATAGCTAACAGTTATATATTTTAAGGCTCCTAAACTCCGGTTGCAAACCTTTGAAACGAGTTCAGGCTGTTATTACAGCATTAATAAACGAATATAGCGCGTTATTTAGTAAACTATAGATTTATAAAGCGAGTTAAATTGGGTATGAGAGTGATAAACGTAATTAACACGTCCTCATTCTCTGCTacctggttagctagctagcttagcgtaaCCTAGCTGCTAGCCAGGCTTCTTTGCAGTGTTTTACTACCAGCCTACGTATAAACTGCACGATCCCTCAGTGTTCAGAATAGAAAAGGCAGAATATAGAAAGTTTTCCTACCCGCACACAGACTCAGACAGAGAGCCAGAACTGCAGAAACGAGGCGCATCATGTTGATTTCTCAGGCTGAAGTAACCACAGAGAACTGAGCTTTCTGAAAGAGAGACCAATCATCACTCCCTCACTGAAATACAGACAGACACGTCAGTGCTGTGGTGGAATAGTGCAGGAGGACGGAGCAGCGCCTCCAGCGGAAGCCTCCGGTACAGCAGCTCCACGTCTTTTAAAATGTCACCTTCCTAAAAtgataggctacgttcacattaccaggatgAAGTGAttctaatctgatttttttttttgctcaatgtggctcataTCTTATTTTTTATGCTCAATGTGGCTCATATCTTATTTTTTATGCTCATTGTGGCTCAGATCTTATTTTTTATGCTCAACGTGGCTCAGATCggattttttttcatggctgtgagaacgtgccaaatccgttttttttatcagatttgagtaatttgggctacattcacattacaagccacatggctctaatccgattttttgctcagaccTGATTCGGCTATCTTGGCAGTTCACACTCACagaaatgtaagtgacctgtatttgtatgtaatgtgaacaaatcggTCACTAAACGCCTCACATATAAACACTgacttcttcaccaacaacaaaaaacgtcatatttgagagacgcctcgtagctttataaagggaaatggatgtgtaagcagctcatatgtgaagcATGTTTTACTcaagtggagagtaaacagctggtctgaaaaaaaaagtttgcttttgctgtttctgCAGCtattagctgcacagctgcaccaagagatgtgtgggtacgagagaagcacgtagcgcatgcataaaagcaaaaagacgcacgatttccgatttgaccgttcacattcatgtcgcatgtccgtggattggatacgtatccgaaTTAGGTCCACATATGAAagagactcaaatctgatttgaagaaatctgatttggcacgtttacacagccatgaaaaaaatccgatctgagccacactgagcaaaaaaatcagatttgagtcacttcagcctggtaatgtgaatgtagcctttcatatgtggtcctaaatcacataagtatccaatccatggacatgcgacttAACGTGAACTGTCAAACTGTTTGGTGTAGAAAAATAGGaatctattttttattaattttatagaaAAATACTTTTATGTACTATTATACTTTAAAAATGGATTATCTTAGATAAGTATTTAATTAACCACAGCtaccattttaatttaatttgaggGCCCACTCGCACGCTCCTTCTAGCAGTTTGCCAATGGGAAATTGGTAAGACTCTCCACGAACCGGCTCCAATATCACATTCACCAGGAACACAGCATTGGTCCTGTATGTAAAAAGGAGTGTTTAACACTACTACCTCTCCTTCAAGGCTCGGTGCACTGCTCTCACGAGCCACAAAGAGCTTTGAGCCAGAACCAGCCGCTGAGTGTGCTCCTCATGTAAAACGGTTAACTGTgttttgggatttttttattttatttaaactgacATAGTGATTGTGTTATATGTGGTCCCTTGTACCACAGGGCGGGGGCTGTCCATTTTGGTTTGTGGTCAATGTGGACGAGACAAAAAActaggttaaaaaaatatatatattgaattttaAATATTTGCAAACTATGAGTTATTGCTAATATTCACATCAAATGGTTTTAAAAACAATTTGAGAaactattaatttattatattgcTTTCAAGCAAACTTAAAAGCAGCATTTTTACAGAGCaaagaaaaatagataaaaaaaatgtaaatgacttGCTCACAGAACAGCAAAGAGTAAAACACAGAAATGCTGGGACTGACTGGTGAAGTACCAGTCCACTGGCCTAAACTCACTATGccctatgctaaaaaaaaaattccagcaTTATGCTGCGTAATGGCAATATCTGAATAGCCTTGACATCAAAGACCACCAAATAAAACTGCCCTCGAAATGTTGGACATACAGTTGTTTGGCTGTATCGTGTAAAGCTTATCTAgtcttaaaaaggatgagttctTAGGCAATTTCCatatatattccatatatatgtctttctttaattatttaaatctCTCCATAGCAATAGACTGTACAAAGATTCTGTTTTGGTTAATACATTCAGGCAAGATAATAGACAATATTAACACAGACAAGCATTAATCCTAAAAGTAGCCATACatccaaaaaacacatttaaaaaggaaacatTGTCACAGATAGATGTATGCTGCACAGCAGAAACACACAGTCACACGTGCAGTACATTATGCGGTCACAGAGAGGCAGTAAAGATCATTTCTAACATATGAACTAATAGAATATGTTAAATTGAACTGCACTGTTTTATTTCCTCCAAAATAAAATGTCCATCATATCTGATGTCAGTCTTCTTTGTAAAGCCACCTGGTTGCAAGGCCCAAAGTTCAGCAGCCACAGATTGACCTTTTTACCCTCTTCTGGTCTCGTGTGCAATTCTGTGTTTGATTTGTAAGAAGCTCTCATTTGTTGATCACAACCATTTGTTGCTCTCTTTGTGAGCCTTTTCTTGTTCTCATTGGATACAGTCCATCACGTGAATCTGTAGAGTATCCATGTCTGGTGCACGGTACTGACACTTAGGACATTGGAACTCTGGCAGCACTTCAGGGTTTCGGTTCTGTGGGGGCATCGATGGTCCTGAGAACAGTGCAAGTAGAgggtgagaaaagagagagttaGAGTCAAGAACGAGTCAGAGAGCACAGCAATAGTTGACGAGCAGAAAAAAAGTTTATGGGTGTATGGGCTATGTATTGGCAAGAAACTTGTGATTTCAAAGTACATCAAACAAGGTTTGATGGGTTTAATTCTTTTACGGTCAAAATATTTAAGAAGTTGCACCAATATTCTCACTACAGCTTTCTCCTAATATTATAATTTCGAAcactaatttaattatttattgcaaGCAATGAAAATTCTGGCCCATGGAAGCTCTAAAATAGTggtgggcaatatggtaaaaaatattatattaaaaagaccTTTTCACTGTACAGGATATTTTTATGGCAATACTTCACACAGAAAATGTTCACCAATATTGACAATGTATGAAAAGGTTAATGTAACttaaatactgttaaaaaaattaaacaatttatttcAGCCTGGTATGTGTGGCGAGGACGGACTGGTAAGAGGCAGTGTTTACCAGGTGGTAGGAGCTGATGAGGTCGATAGTCATCCTTGTGTCTCTGCTGCATGTTCTCCTGCTTGAGTAGGTTGATTTCAGCCAGAACCTGGTTCagcttctcctgcagctcctcttTCTTCTGATTGAGCTTTTCTCGTGCTTCTCTCTCAGCCTGGAAATCTAGCTTGTAGATTTCAGCCTAAACAAAGTATCGTAAAgcagatttgtcaacaaaaattgtgattcttaaaaaaacaaacaaacaacaacaacaaaaaaacactttcttttaaagtcaaatgagcagtggatgttaatctacacagattcctcttctgaaaactgtttatttgagtgagtaatgAGCTTCcgtttacagtaaatttagatttccaatattttagcatggttttaacacggtaaccacagactacagtccaatatactcacctctgaaaggtgaaagagttagcgctgaggtaagcggctaatgctaatactgctccagcctcggtgctggataGCTAAACTGAAATTCCTTTAGACCGCAGTACTTTAGCGGAGAAGTTGTGCCGCTTCCTACAACCTGGTTGACTGGTAGAATGCATACatgaggtgcactggattattaggcacactgtctatttttgggaaaattaaaggattttaagtgtgccttatagtgcgaaaaatacagcaaGTAACTTTTCACTACATGTGCTAATGTTATGAGTATATTGCATTGAAGGTATCCAGGACCAATAAAAGCTCAGACACAAAGCAGTAGCTCATGCAGAAGGCGCTGAATCAGTAATCCTCTGTTGCATTACCCACAACAAAGTTACAAACATCAGCACTAAGACTGTGTATGGCAAACTTCATGTAATGGTTTTCCATGGCTGAGCAAATTTACCTTActaagacgttttttttttttaccattgtagTTTTgaattataatacagtaataaaaggAAAGCTGACCTGTGCTGTAAGCACTTGATTAGTCTCCTGTAGGCTCCTCACTTGCTCCATTTCCTCCTTGAGTTTGTCAATGTGAGCCTGTTTCAAAGCCAGAGCTCTCTCAGCTTCCTCCAATCTGTTAAGAATCTCCGCCTCTCCGCCCTGTCatagaaacaaaacacacaaacacaaagaaaagTTACACCCTTCCTTTTTCCACCTGGTACTcagagcatttaaaaaaagtacttgCTTCCTCAGCCTTGCTGACCACAAACTATGTACAGAATGTAACATACATAATGTGCTGCATGAAATGGGGAAACCAGTCATTTTACCAGTGTCCGCAGGAAAAAATATTCACCCAccctgtttgcttgtttttctgttttcagcTTGTTGTCATAATCTTGAAACAGACAGGTGTATGCGTGCTGGAGCTGGGCCAGCTTTCTTCTACAAAGGAGAAAGATGAGAGAAAATTGAAAACAAACACTCATATAAAGTACAAAGGCATTAGGGCTGGCCGCTATGATTAAAAAGGCAAATGATAACATATAGGAATAGGAAACAATCTGAAAATGAATACAATTTTCTATACTACACTATAGGTACTATAAAATATTTTACTGTCACTAGTCTTACCTCTCCTCCACAATGACAAGTCTTTCATTCTTCAGTGCAGCCTCCAAATTCTGTGTCTGCAGCAGTAGTTTGTCCATGGTGACGAAGTGCTGCTTCTTCTGCTGCTCCATTTCCCGCTCCAGATTCTGCAGGCCTTCTGTCTTACTGCGTAACCTGAGGAAACCAAACAGCACACTCAAATTCAGtgaaatttaaaaacaataaaacaccaTGTAACTTTGACATGGTAACTTATTaagtaaaccttttttttaagtgaaCATATTTACATGATTGAAGATTGTGTCTGTTAGAGCAGCTTTAGGACTGACTAACTTTAAATCATTTTATGTAATCCAGTTCTACTCTCATTGACTGCAATGTATGGGATCTTATTCAAAAAGCAACCAAGAACAAAAACAGGAGATTTCTTTAATGTGAATGGCTTTTCTAAAATGAGTTATGCATTTAatttagttaaacatttaaatatgtatttaaatgagCTGTTTTTGTGACAAAGTAAAAATAAGTATGTTCTCACTATATTAGCTTCTATTCAATTCAGGACTATTTTTATTggtacaattttaaagaaaagctTATACCTACAAAGGTACTGGGCAGCTGGCATTTATAAAAGGTGTAAATGATGAACCATGCTATACTATACTAAGTATAAATAACTGACGCCTGCTTTTTCCTTGTTTCATTTGAAATCTaggatactgaaaaaaaaattatttgacttttgttggagtaactgtctctactgtccagcaaaggcttttttttaatagattttacagcattttacagcAAGGATTTGACTGCATCTATCAACACCACACCAAAACATGAATAACTGTGTTGCCTAAAAAGAGTATTGATGTGAGATGCATTCTTGTAGCTACTATGTCAGACACACAAAATGCATATGCGCTCACTTGTCCTCTAAATGTCTCTTTTCTTCTTCACATTTGTTAAGACAGGTCTGGCGCTCATGCAGTTCCCCAAGAAGAGATGTGACCTGAGCCTTCAGTGCTTCAATATCCTTAGTCAgctgcaaaaaaggaaaaattgaaaAATATTCATTGTTACCAActgctattttgattttatttattaccttTAGGCAAATCTCAAAAAGAAGCTATATTCACAAGTGTGTTTGTGTACCTGAACACAGTCCTTCTCTTTCTGTTTGAGAACAGCCTCAACTCGGTCCCTCTGAAATGAATTGTGCTGCAGAGCGTTCAGTTTTTCCTGAAGCTCTCTATACCTGCATCAAAGAACATAGAGAGAACATGAATTAGCATCAATTCCACACACTTCTGTTTTTAGAAGTACATCTTCCTCATTTAAAATAGTCAAATCCATGCTGTCAGAGGGCCACTGGTGACATGAGGGGAaggaaatactgtatatatgcacatacacagaaacacagctcCCCTCACCTTCCTTGTGTAGCCTGAAGCTGCTCTGTTAGTTTAGCCAAGTGAGAGCTAAGCAGACACATAAGGCAGGGGTTTAAGGTGAACGCAAGTTAGTTACAGTAAACAATAAAGAGGACACGTCAATTCCAGTATGCTACAGCAAAGCATGTAGAACCCCATGCATGCAGTCCACAAAGAAAGTCTTTAAAGCTTTGGCATGCTTAAacgaagaagagagaaaaagatagagaaggACAATACCGTTCTGGAGAAACTGTGAAATCTGTCTCCTCTGCTACAACAGcagtctgacaaaaaaaaaaaaaaaaacagatgcagttTTAAAATACACTCCTACAACAAAACACATTCGAAAATTTCAATGCCGCACTTTGACTGAGGGCTGCATATGATgaacaatatacacaataatacTGCACTTGCACTATAATTACATCATGACATGGTTTAACACTGGTCTGCAGTTCTGATTAATCAAATCCCTCTCAAAAACTCAAGAACATATATGTATTTCACAGGATGTTCACAGCACACAATAAAAAATGTCATCAGTGGAAGAGCTGCACTAAGAATCTAAAACTGCATTTACTCTTTAAACAATAAGTGCTCTGTACACGGTAGCAACACACTGTTAACCTTAAACACTGCAGTCTTGACATTTTTATACAATCAAATCAAAATTTCCAAGGGTTTCTTGAGGAGAACATGGAAATAAGGCTAAATCAACTAAACGCTAACACCAGGCTGAGCAAGCCATACAATAATGGAGCCCAGAGGACAAAGGATCAATGCAGGAGAATGAAGACCCCCAAAAGAAGTGTGAAAGAGCTCTTCAAcgagtacttactctcctaacacctctaataaACTAACTaacaacttctaacctcatttactGCTCCCCCTCCTTTTCCTCTATCCCAATATTCACCTTGGCCTACTTTAGTCCTTGTCAAAAAGTTTGGTATGGAAGGGCAGATTATTTACAAGACATAATTAGTTTCCCATAAAGGATTTAAACCTTTTCCTGGACACAGTTTAAGCCTGGTCctgaaataaatatgttttttctatCAACAGAGAATTTCCATTCACATTACTGTGTAGTCCAACAAGCATGTAAAGGAGGTGTTGTAATGATGAACTtctggcctaaatacaaagtgctatgtgtggtggaaaagtaacaATGCTCATCACCCTCAACACACCCTGTAGACTGTAAAAAGAAAGTAGGGGTCggatcatgctgtggggatgcttttcttcagcagggac
The Astyanax mexicanus isolate ESR-SI-001 chromosome 13, AstMex3_surface, whole genome shotgun sequence DNA segment above includes these coding regions:
- the ssr4 gene encoding translocon-associated protein subunit delta translates to MMRLVSAVLALCLSLCAAETCTDPVISTSSYTTNDAVISSETVFIVELSLACGNGAQSLALYADVSGRQFPVTRGQDVGKYQVSWSAPHNQAGSGTYQVKFFDEESYSMLRKAQRNNEDVEAIKPLFTVNVDHRGAWNGPWVSTEVLAAVIGIVLYYLAYSSKNSIQA
- the ikbkg gene encoding NF-kappa-B essential modulator isoform X1 produces the protein MVQPQPHGGGTLQWEMTGEEAVGAASQGSLMASSQGSLRVPPELAGNEVVHRLLADNHQLREALKRSNDALKDRCEEMEGWQRRSREEREFLSCKFREARALVERLAQENHSLLGKLNHSVSLSAGLSPGNSPEAGSSDKNLEGCSAESNGLIHSPETFEETALKDGVEEDEERVHQSLASSDNSFLSSFPPSLHDALPYDEGQCWVEGDSRACQPSEGSNEFLKLLKSHKEKMEDGMRDLRRKNEELEKEKMESEKEKEDLRTTVEQLHVELSQLKQTAVVAEETDFTVSPERSHLAKLTEQLQATQGRYRELQEKLNALQHNSFQRDRVEAVLKQKEKDCVQLTKDIEALKAQVTSLLGELHERQTCLNKCEEEKRHLEDKLRSKTEGLQNLEREMEQQKKQHFVTMDKLLLQTQNLEAALKNERLVIVEERRKLAQLQHAYTCLFQDYDNKLKTEKQANRGGEAEILNRLEEAERALALKQAHIDKLKEEMEQVRSLQETNQVLTAQAEIYKLDFQAEREAREKLNQKKEELQEKLNQVLAEINLLKQENMQQRHKDDYRPHQLLPPGPSMPPQNRNPEVLPEFQCPKCQYRAPDMDTLQIHVMDCIQ
- the ikbkg gene encoding NF-kappa-B essential modulator isoform X3 codes for the protein MVQPQPHGGGTLQWEMTGEEAVGAASQGSLMASSQGSLRVPPELAGNEVVHRLLADNHQLREALKRSNDALKDRCEEMEGWQRRSREEREFLSCKFREARALVERLAQENHSLLGKLNHSVSLSAGLSPGNSPEAGSSDKNLEGCSAESNGLIHSPETFEETALKDGVEEDEERVHQSLPSEGSNEFLKLLKSHKEKMEDGMRDLRRKNEELEKEKMESEKEKEDLRTTVEQLHVELSQLKQTAVVAEETDFTVSPERSHLAKLTEQLQATQGRYRELQEKLNALQHNSFQRDRVEAVLKQKEKDCVQLTKDIEALKAQVTSLLGELHERQTCLNKCEEEKRHLEDKLRSKTEGLQNLEREMEQQKKQHFVTMDKLLLQTQNLEAALKNERLVIVEERRKLAQLQHAYTCLFQDYDNKLKTEKQANRGGEAEILNRLEEAERALALKQAHIDKLKEEMEQVRSLQETNQVLTAQAEIYKLDFQAEREAREKLNQKKEELQEKLNQVLAEINLLKQENMQQRHKDDYRPHQLLPPGPSMPPQNRNPEVLPEFQCPKCQYRAPDMDTLQIHVMDCIQ
- the ikbkg gene encoding NF-kappa-B essential modulator isoform X2 — translated: MVQPQPHGGGTLQWEMTGEEAVGAASQGSLMASSQGSLRVPPELAGNEVVHRLLADNHQLREALKRSNDALKDRCEEMEGWQRRSREEREFLSCKFREARALVERLAQENHSLLGKLNHSVSLSAGLSPGNSPEAGSSDKNLEGCSAESNGLIHSPETFEETALKDGVEEDEERVHQSLASSDNSFLSSFPPSLHDALPYDEGQCWVEGDSRACQPSEGSNEFLKLLKSHKEKMEDGMRDLRRKNEELEKEKMESEKEKEDLRTTVEQLHVELSQLKQTAVVAEETDFTVSPERYRELQEKLNALQHNSFQRDRVEAVLKQKEKDCVQLTKDIEALKAQVTSLLGELHERQTCLNKCEEEKRHLEDKLRSKTEGLQNLEREMEQQKKQHFVTMDKLLLQTQNLEAALKNERLVIVEERRKLAQLQHAYTCLFQDYDNKLKTEKQANRGGEAEILNRLEEAERALALKQAHIDKLKEEMEQVRSLQETNQVLTAQAEIYKLDFQAEREAREKLNQKKEELQEKLNQVLAEINLLKQENMQQRHKDDYRPHQLLPPGPSMPPQNRNPEVLPEFQCPKCQYRAPDMDTLQIHVMDCIQ